In Dermacentor andersoni chromosome 4, qqDerAnde1_hic_scaffold, whole genome shotgun sequence, the following proteins share a genomic window:
- the LOC140217344 gene encoding uncharacterized protein, with translation MPKNQNTLACYLDKKTRTTQDVHFSAPSQLPEVTQTQATSGTRLYHCSAAEIAFTSGFATAVSQHVGDNAYEIIGPDHESPQGANNISVAEVSPVPLGSYHDR, from the exons atgccaaaaaatcaaaatacattggcatgttatttggacaagaaaacta ggacaacccaggacgtgcatttctcagcacccagtcaactgccagaagtgactcaaacacaggccacca gtggaactcggctgtaccactgcagtgctgcggaaattgccttcaccagcggctttgcaacagctgtttcgcagcatgtcg gagacaatgcctacgaaattattggccctgatcatgagagccctcaaggggcaaacaacatctctgttgcagaagtgagcccggtaccacttggaagttaccatgacagatga